A window of the Brassica napus cultivar Da-Ae chromosome C5, Da-Ae, whole genome shotgun sequence genome harbors these coding sequences:
- the LOC106381845 gene encoding probable leucine-rich repeat receptor-like serine/threonine-protein kinase At3g14840 translates to MSLPRLIFMYVLVSLIFGFASSQKLARDEVDVLRAAAKVLQQKKWNFSVDPCDVASVGGWRNPNAGKGFEDAVTCNCSSTLSHVTSVVLKAQNLNGSLPKEFAGLPFLQDIELSRNYLNGSIPPEWGALPLVNISVLGNRISGSIPKEIGNITTLISLILELNQISGKLPQELGNLPNIQRIFLSSNYLSGDIPSTFSRLTTLIDLRISDNQFTGTIPDFIQNWTNLEKLVIQASGLVGPIPNTISTLKKLTNLRISELSGPGSPFPPLQNMTTIKTLILRNCNLTGELPAYLGPITSLRLLDLSFNKLSGPIPVTYSALSRVNIYFTSNMLNGEVPSWMVDKGAKIDLIYNNFTNDPRTAECQKNDVNMFSSTNPLVANN, encoded by the exons atgtcgTTACCTCGACTTATCTTTATGTACGTACTCGTCTCCCTCATCTTCGGCTTCGCTTCTTCTCAAAAGTTAGCCAGAGATGAAg TGGACGTTTTAAGAGCCGCGGCGAAGGTGTTACAGCAAAAGAAGTGGAATTTCAGTGTGGATCCATGCGACGTCGCTTCCGTAGGAGGGTGGAGAAATCCTAACGCTGGCAAGGGTTTCGAAGACGCAGTTACTTGTAACTGCTCCTCCACACTTTCTCACGTCACCAGCGT AGTTCTCAAGGCACAAAACCTTAACGGATCTCTTCCTAAAGAGTTTGCAGGACTTCCTTTTCTGCAGGATAT TGAACTGTCTAGAAACTATCTCAACGGTTCCATTCCTCCGGAATGGGGAGCTTTGCCACTTGTGaacat TTCAGTACTTGGAAACCGGATAAGTGGTTCAATCCCAAAAGAGATTGGAAACATTACAACCCTTATTAGCCT tatcTTGGAACTTAACCAGATTTCAGGGAAATTACCTCAAGAACTCGGGAATCTACCAAACATTCAAAGAAT CTTTCTTAGCTCGAACTATTTGAGTGGAGACATCCCAAGTACATTCTCCAGACTTACAACACTGATTGATTT ACGTATAAGTGACAACCAATTCACCGGTACTATACCAGATTTCATCCAGAACTGGACAAACCTTGAAAAATT AGTTATTCAAGCAAGTGGTTTAGTCGGACCGATTCCTAATACCATTAGTACTCTCAAAAAGTTAACAAACTT GAGAATCAGTGAATTGAGCGGACCAGGATCTCCATTTCCGCCACTACAAAACATGACAACGATAAAGACATT GATTCTTAGGAACTGCAATCTTACAGGAGAGTTACCTGCGTATCTTGGACCGATCACATCTTTAAGACTCTT AGATCTTAGTTTTAACAAACTAAGTGGACCAATTCCGGTAACATATAGCGCTCTTTCACGAGTTAACAT ATATTTTACAAGTAACATGTTAAATGGGGAAGTTCCAAGTTGGATGGTAGACAAAGGAGCCAAGAT TGATCTAATTTATAATAACTTTACCAATGATCCAAGAACTGCAGAATGTCAGAAGAATGATGT GAATATGTTTTCAAGCACAAATCCTTTGGTGGCAAATAACTAG
- the LOC106378471 gene encoding uncharacterized protein LOC106378471, with amino-acid sequence MAAAPAQLERAYGVTNIKHHIPIILDIDDGNYDAWRELFLTHCESFDASGHLDGTLLPTDVADVAWKKRDGLVKLWLYGTLSKDLFKSTFKTGGTSREIWLRLENFFRNNREARAIQLDHKLRNTEIGDMTIHSYCQELKSIADVLSNVDAPVNERALVTYLLNGLNAKYDNIINVIMHRQPFPSFEDARSMLLLEEERINKGKKPNPTHTDSASSAKVLAATDSSSD; translated from the coding sequence ATGGCTGCTGCTCCAGCGCAACTCGAGCGCGCCTATGGCGTTACCAACATCAAACACCATATTCCCATCATTCTCGACATTGACGATGGCAACTACGATGCTTGGAGAGAACTGTTTCTCACCCATTGCGAAAGCTTTGACGCCTCCGGCCATCTCGACGGTACGCTGTTACCCACTGATGTTGCTGATGTCGCTTGGAAGAAACGTGATGGTCTGGTGAAGTTATGGCTCTACGGTACCTTGTCCAAAGATCTCTTTAAGAGTACCTTCAAAACCGGTGGAACTTCACGAGAGATCTGGCTTCGTCTGGAGAACTTCTTCAGAAATAATCGGGAGGCTCGCGCCATCCAACTAGACCACAAGCTTCGCAACACCGAGATTGGAGATATGACGATCCATTCATACTGTCAGGAACTCAAGTCTATCGCCGATGTTCTATCCAATGTCGACGCACCTGTGAATGAAAGAGCCTTGGTGACTTACCTTCTCAATGGCCTCAATGCTAAGTATGACAACATAATCAATGTCATCATGCATCGACAGCCTTTTCCAAGCTTCGAGGATGCACGCTCCATGCTACTTCTGGAGGAAGAGCGTATCAACAAGGGTAAGAAGCCGAATCCTACACACACTGACTCTGCATCTTCGGCGAAGGTCCTCGCTGCCACTGACTCAAGTTCTGATTAG